From one Mycobacterium colombiense CECT 3035 genomic stretch:
- a CDS encoding alpha/beta hydrolase: protein MTSTAPRPRLVIVDGVPMSALVAEAEDPQAVIVAIHGGGTTAMYFDCPGHPSYSLARTAAAAGFTVVALDRPGYGSSAPYPEAMVSGEQRVNLAYGAVDRILGERPRGAGVFVWGHSGGCELMIRMAADERGADLLGIELAGTGRHYHPAAKDILKTATRERRPSGMRELLWSPEGLYPPEVLGGATISPSAPSYEDQMVSDWARQTFPELAPAVRVPVHFSIAEHEKVWQADDAAVAEIGALFAGAPRFVVHRQPDAGHNISLSHAAPDYHSKVLEFVRECVAEAASRTNRSSTVTPQSPSSPNVAAASRSADEEAG, encoded by the coding sequence ATGACGAGCACGGCACCCCGCCCCCGGCTCGTGATCGTGGACGGGGTACCGATGTCCGCGTTGGTCGCCGAAGCCGAAGACCCTCAGGCCGTGATCGTGGCCATTCACGGGGGCGGCACCACCGCAATGTATTTCGATTGCCCGGGTCATCCGTCGTATTCCCTCGCCCGGACCGCAGCGGCAGCCGGATTCACCGTGGTGGCCCTCGATCGGCCCGGCTATGGCAGCTCGGCGCCCTATCCGGAAGCGATGGTCTCCGGTGAGCAGCGCGTCAACCTGGCTTACGGTGCCGTCGATCGCATCCTCGGCGAACGACCTCGTGGCGCAGGCGTATTCGTGTGGGGCCATTCCGGCGGTTGCGAGCTGATGATACGGATGGCCGCCGACGAGCGCGGCGCCGACCTGCTTGGCATCGAACTGGCCGGCACCGGCCGGCACTACCACCCCGCGGCCAAGGACATACTGAAAACCGCTACCCGCGAACGCCGCCCGTCGGGCATGCGCGAATTGCTCTGGAGCCCAGAGGGGCTCTATCCGCCCGAGGTCCTCGGCGGCGCCACGATTTCGCCGTCGGCGCCCTCGTACGAGGACCAGATGGTGTCGGACTGGGCGCGACAGACTTTTCCGGAGCTCGCGCCCGCCGTGCGCGTCCCGGTGCACTTCAGCATCGCTGAGCACGAAAAGGTCTGGCAGGCCGACGATGCGGCGGTGGCCGAGATCGGGGCACTGTTCGCCGGGGCGCCGCGGTTCGTGGTGCATCGACAACCGGACGCGGGGCACAACATCAGCCTCAGCCACGCCGCCCCCGACTACCACTCGAAAGTTCTCGAGTTCGTGCGGGAGTGCGTGGCCGAGGCGGCCTCACGCACAAACCGCTCCTCGACTGTGACGCCACAGTCACCTTCGAGTCCGAACGTGGCTGCAGCGTCACGTTCGGCGGACGAGGAGGCAGGGTAA
- a CDS encoding NAD(P)-dependent oxidoreductase, producing MRVGFIGLGSQGGPMARRIVEGGYPTTLWARRPEVLEAFADTAAKVAGSPAELAAASDLVCLCVIGDADIEELACGESGLLTTMKPGSVIAVHSTVHPNTCRELANKAAPQGVSVIDAPVSGGGGAAAEGRLLVMAGGDTDVVERCRPVFETYADPVVHLGELGSGQTTKLLNNLLFTANLATAAAALSFAKELGVEPDRLTEVVSRSSGNSFALNALGGIGGLDRLADVAGGLLQKDVRLVVDLAGEVGASGGAVLDAADAALALMAHPR from the coding sequence ATGCGCGTCGGATTCATCGGCTTGGGCAGCCAGGGCGGACCCATGGCGCGGCGGATCGTCGAGGGCGGCTACCCCACCACGCTGTGGGCGCGCAGGCCGGAGGTCCTCGAGGCTTTCGCCGACACAGCGGCGAAAGTCGCCGGGTCTCCGGCCGAGCTGGCCGCGGCCAGTGACCTGGTCTGCCTGTGCGTGATCGGCGATGCCGACATCGAGGAACTCGCCTGCGGCGAAAGCGGATTGCTGACGACGATGAAGCCGGGCAGCGTCATCGCCGTGCACAGCACGGTGCACCCGAACACCTGCCGGGAGCTCGCGAACAAGGCCGCCCCGCAAGGTGTTTCCGTCATCGACGCGCCGGTGAGCGGAGGGGGAGGCGCGGCGGCCGAGGGCAGGCTGCTCGTGATGGCCGGCGGCGACACCGATGTCGTCGAGCGGTGTCGTCCGGTCTTCGAAACCTATGCCGATCCGGTCGTTCACCTCGGCGAGCTGGGTTCCGGACAAACCACGAAGCTGCTCAACAACCTGTTGTTCACCGCCAACCTGGCGACCGCGGCCGCCGCCCTGTCGTTCGCCAAGGAGCTGGGCGTCGAGCCGGATCGCCTCACCGAGGTGGTCTCCCGCAGTAGTGGAAACAGCTTCGCGCTCAACGCACTCGGCGGCATCGGCGGGCTGGACCGCCTCGCCGATGTCGCGGGAGGCCTGCTGCAGAAGGACGTCCGGTTGGTGGTCGACCTCGCCGGCGAGGTCGGGGCGAGCGGCGGCGCCGTGCTCGATGCGGCCGACGCGGCGCTGGCCCTGATGGCCCATCCCCGATGA
- a CDS encoding NAD(P)-dependent oxidoreductase gives MVGRLVVAGHDVQVLGRTAEKRREIEQLGARAVDDAAEAGAHADVVVLCVFTDRQLRDVCLDTALLVSMRPGSALVVHTTAHPNTVEAIARRADGVDVVDASVSGGPHDIQAGRLTLFVGGADHAVDRVRPLLDCYGDPILHVGPTGAGQRVKLVNNALFAAQIGLLAESIRLGERLGVRESTLLSALQHGSAASRVLNLAAAGGSVASFIEVAGDFVAKDVAVVRDIAEELGGGLGALEGVIERIDIAKSI, from the coding sequence ATGGTGGGCCGTCTGGTGGTAGCCGGTCACGACGTCCAAGTGCTGGGTCGGACGGCCGAAAAGCGTCGCGAAATCGAGCAACTGGGCGCGCGGGCGGTCGACGACGCGGCGGAGGCCGGTGCGCACGCGGATGTGGTGGTGCTCTGCGTATTCACCGACCGGCAGCTGCGGGATGTCTGCCTGGATACCGCACTGTTGGTGAGCATGCGTCCCGGTTCGGCGTTGGTGGTGCACACCACCGCGCACCCGAACACCGTCGAGGCCATCGCCCGGCGCGCCGACGGGGTTGACGTCGTTGACGCCTCCGTAAGCGGTGGGCCGCACGACATCCAGGCCGGCCGTCTCACGCTATTCGTGGGCGGCGCCGACCACGCGGTCGACCGGGTCCGACCGCTGCTGGACTGCTATGGGGATCCGATCCTGCACGTCGGGCCGACGGGTGCCGGCCAGCGGGTGAAGCTCGTGAACAATGCGCTGTTCGCCGCTCAGATCGGCCTACTCGCCGAATCGATTCGGTTGGGAGAGCGGCTCGGCGTGCGGGAATCGACGTTGCTGAGCGCCCTGCAGCACGGCAGCGCGGCCAGTCGCGTGCTGAACCTCGCTGCGGCGGGCGGTTCCGTCGCGTCGTTCATCGAGGTCGCCGGCGACTTCGTCGCGAAGGACGTCGCCGTCGTCCGCGATATCGCCGAGGAGCTGGGCGGCGGTCTGGGTGCGCTGGAAGGCGTCATCGAGCGGATCGACATCGCGAAGAGCATTTGA
- a CDS encoding cytochrome P450 produces MTKAKVVFDPYSEDYFNNPFDIYRRMREETPLYYDEKEDFYALTRHEDVAAAFKDFETYSSARGCDLAMVRRGISPEQKSIIFMDPPEHRHMRSLLNKAFTPRAIQSQRETIIEVINKYLGAVDSDNFDVVQDFSGPFPVEVITRMAGVPEEYRQQVRHWIDTSLHHEPGQIEVSEAGMQANIDTAMYYFSLVQERRQEPQDDMISRLIAAEIPGENGELRKLDDIEICGFATLLGGAGAETVTKLMGNAAVIFASHPDQWQKLQEDRDKIPGAVEELLRYEGPVQYNVRYTLKEAHVSGGVIPAGKPVFLCGAAANRDPDAFTDADTFDIERDQTEAQHLGLGYGIHSCLGAALARLESRIALERLLDFMPRYEVDWAGCRRVTMQNVAGWKNVPVKVLR; encoded by the coding sequence GTGACAAAAGCGAAGGTCGTCTTCGATCCGTACTCCGAGGACTACTTCAACAACCCGTTCGACATCTATCGGCGGATGCGCGAGGAAACGCCACTGTATTACGACGAGAAAGAGGACTTTTACGCCCTGACCCGCCATGAAGACGTGGCGGCCGCGTTCAAGGACTTCGAGACCTATTCGTCGGCGCGCGGCTGCGACCTGGCGATGGTGCGCCGGGGCATCTCCCCCGAGCAGAAGTCGATCATCTTCATGGACCCGCCCGAGCACCGGCACATGCGCAGCCTGCTCAACAAGGCGTTTACGCCACGGGCAATTCAATCGCAGCGCGAGACGATCATCGAGGTGATCAACAAGTATTTGGGCGCGGTGGACTCGGACAACTTCGACGTGGTGCAGGACTTTTCCGGTCCGTTCCCGGTGGAGGTCATCACCCGGATGGCCGGCGTGCCGGAGGAATACCGCCAGCAGGTCCGCCACTGGATCGACACCAGCCTGCACCACGAGCCCGGGCAGATCGAGGTCAGCGAAGCCGGCATGCAGGCCAACATCGACACGGCGATGTACTACTTCAGCCTGGTCCAAGAGCGGCGCCAGGAGCCGCAGGACGACATGATCAGCCGGCTGATCGCGGCCGAGATTCCCGGCGAAAACGGCGAGTTGCGCAAGCTCGACGACATCGAGATCTGCGGGTTCGCAACCCTTCTGGGTGGCGCGGGCGCCGAGACGGTGACGAAGCTGATGGGCAACGCGGCGGTCATCTTCGCCAGTCACCCCGACCAGTGGCAGAAGTTGCAGGAGGATCGCGACAAGATTCCCGGCGCGGTCGAGGAGCTACTGCGTTACGAGGGGCCGGTGCAGTACAACGTCCGCTACACCCTCAAGGAGGCCCACGTCAGCGGCGGCGTGATCCCGGCGGGCAAACCCGTATTCCTGTGTGGCGCCGCGGCCAACCGCGATCCCGACGCCTTCACCGACGCCGACACGTTCGACATCGAGCGTGACCAGACCGAGGCCCAACACCTCGGACTCGGGTACGGGATCCACAGCTGCCTCGGCGCCGCGCTGGCCCGCCTGGAAAGCCGGATCGCGCTGGAGAGGCTGCTCGACTTCATGCCGCGCTACGAAGTGGACTGGGCGGGCTGCCGACGGGTGACCATGCAGAACGTCGCGGGCTGGAAGAACGTGCCCGTCAAGGTACTTCGGTAA
- a CDS encoding ferredoxin, translated as MTKKIEVDWGLCESNGVCMGINPDIFELGDDDMLTVHQEEVTPENEADVREAVRQCPRQAISIVGE; from the coding sequence GTGACGAAGAAGATCGAAGTCGACTGGGGACTCTGCGAGAGCAACGGCGTCTGCATGGGCATCAACCCCGATATATTCGAGCTCGGCGACGACGACATGCTGACGGTCCACCAGGAAGAAGTCACCCCGGAGAACGAGGCCGACGTGCGCGAGGCCGTCCGTCAATGCCCTCGGCAGGCGATCTCCATCGTCGGAGAGTAA
- a CDS encoding DUF1330 domain-containing protein yields the protein MKAYAQAAGSAMSGATILAVDTAPKVVEGDWHGDQTVVLEFESVDAARAWYESEGYQKAAKLRQAAADCNAVILSGF from the coding sequence ATGAAGGCGTACGCCCAAGCCGCCGGATCGGCGATGAGTGGCGCCACCATTCTCGCGGTGGACACCGCGCCCAAGGTCGTCGAAGGCGACTGGCATGGCGACCAGACCGTCGTACTGGAATTCGAGTCGGTGGATGCGGCCCGGGCGTGGTACGAGTCCGAGGGCTACCAAAAGGCGGCGAAGCTGCGCCAGGCGGCGGCCGACTGCAACGCGGTCATCCTCTCCGGATTCTGA
- a CDS encoding ferredoxin: MKVWVDDQKCRGHGMCLTLCPDVFSLTDDGYAEAIDSDVPTELQDAAQEAIQCCPEQAISEK, from the coding sequence ATGAAAGTTTGGGTAGACGACCAGAAGTGTCGCGGTCACGGCATGTGTCTCACGCTGTGCCCCGACGTGTTCAGCCTGACCGACGACGGTTACGCCGAGGCCATAGATTCCGACGTTCCAACGGAATTGCAGGACGCGGCGCAGGAGGCAATCCAATGCTGTCCCGAGCAGGCGATCAGCGAGAAGTAA
- a CDS encoding cytochrome P450, whose translation MANEFSELDFFRGTELIENPYPYYEALRERCPVTRESHHDVTMITGWDEACAVLNDAETWSSCISVTGPFPGFPVPIEGDDITELIEQHRDELPFSDQLPTLDPPTHTNHRSLMMRLITPKRLKENEDAMWALADQALDDFLAPGRGEWIKGFAGPFTLLVIADLLGVPMEDRDKFVKGIAEHAGGGIGGTKGSLAHSPLEFLYGLFSDYVRDRRREPRDDVLTGLATATFPDGSVPDVEDVARVAANVFSAGQETTVRLLGASLQTLGERPDIQAQLRKDRSLIPNFIEESLRHESPVKGDFRLNRRPVNIGGVELPAGTTVMIVQAAANRDPRRFEDPATFDPARKNARQHISFGRGIHSCPGAPLARAETRVAIERLLDRTTDIRIDEKVHGPANDRRYQYVPTYILRGLTELHLEFTLS comes from the coding sequence ATGGCGAACGAATTCTCCGAGTTGGACTTCTTCCGCGGCACCGAGCTGATCGAGAACCCGTACCCCTACTACGAGGCCCTGCGCGAGCGCTGCCCCGTCACGCGGGAGAGCCATCACGACGTCACCATGATCACCGGTTGGGACGAGGCGTGCGCGGTGCTCAACGACGCCGAGACGTGGTCGTCGTGCATCTCGGTCACCGGCCCGTTTCCCGGCTTTCCGGTGCCGATCGAGGGTGACGACATCACCGAGCTGATCGAGCAGCACCGCGACGAATTGCCCTTCAGTGACCAGCTGCCCACGCTCGATCCGCCGACCCACACCAACCACCGCTCCCTCATGATGCGGCTGATCACCCCCAAGCGCCTCAAGGAGAACGAGGACGCCATGTGGGCGCTGGCCGACCAGGCACTCGACGATTTCCTGGCGCCGGGGCGCGGCGAGTGGATCAAGGGCTTCGCCGGCCCGTTCACGCTGCTGGTCATCGCCGACCTGCTCGGCGTGCCGATGGAGGACCGCGACAAGTTCGTCAAGGGCATCGCTGAGCACGCGGGTGGCGGCATCGGTGGCACCAAGGGGTCCCTGGCCCACAGCCCCCTGGAATTCCTCTACGGCCTGTTCTCCGACTACGTCCGCGACCGCCGCCGCGAACCCCGCGACGACGTGCTGACGGGCCTGGCCACCGCGACGTTTCCCGACGGCTCGGTTCCGGACGTCGAGGACGTGGCGCGCGTCGCCGCCAACGTCTTCTCGGCGGGCCAGGAGACCACCGTGCGGCTGCTGGGTGCGTCATTGCAGACGCTGGGGGAGCGCCCCGACATCCAGGCGCAGTTGCGCAAAGACCGCAGCCTCATCCCTAACTTCATCGAGGAGTCGCTGCGCCACGAAAGCCCGGTCAAGGGCGACTTCCGGTTGAACCGCAGGCCGGTCAACATCGGTGGCGTCGAGCTGCCCGCGGGCACCACGGTGATGATCGTGCAGGCGGCCGCCAACCGTGATCCGCGCCGGTTCGAAGACCCCGCCACGTTCGATCCGGCCCGCAAGAACGCCCGCCAACACATCTCGTTCGGGCGCGGCATCCACAGCTGCCCGGGTGCGCCGTTGGCGCGGGCCGAGACCCGGGTGGCGATCGAGCGATTGCTCGACCGCACGACGGATATCAGGATCGATGAGAAGGTTCATGGGCCGGCGAATGACCGCCGCTACCAATACGTTCCGACATACATCCTTCGTGGCCTGACCGAACTGCACCTGGAGTTCACGCTGTCATGA
- a CDS encoding TetR/AcrR family transcriptional regulator yields the protein MPVARRYDTLLAKGEDRKQRILDVAQRLLTRNGWRSTTLAQIAGEAGVTPAGLLHHFESKEQLLHAVLDARDLDDDTHADRTGDLFDQIAAVADRIHRAPELVGTFTVLLVENILPEAPLHDRMLSRYRAATDIVADLIRRGQADGRYRQDIDPAVKAVEILAFVHGMETTWLLDPSIPLADAFKQYAETLARDFAPPKKSETT from the coding sequence GTGCCCGTCGCACGGCGATACGACACGCTTCTCGCCAAGGGGGAGGACCGCAAGCAGCGGATTCTCGACGTCGCGCAGCGGCTGCTCACCCGCAACGGCTGGCGCAGCACGACGCTCGCCCAGATCGCCGGCGAGGCCGGCGTCACCCCCGCCGGGCTGCTGCATCACTTCGAGTCGAAAGAGCAGCTGCTGCACGCCGTGCTCGATGCCCGCGACCTCGATGACGACACCCACGCGGACCGGACCGGCGACCTGTTCGATCAGATCGCCGCCGTCGCGGACCGTATTCACCGGGCGCCCGAGCTGGTGGGCACGTTCACGGTGCTGCTCGTCGAGAACATCCTTCCCGAGGCCCCGCTGCACGACCGCATGCTGTCCAGGTACCGGGCCGCGACCGACATCGTCGCCGACCTCATCCGTCGTGGTCAGGCCGACGGCCGGTACCGCCAAGACATAGACCCCGCCGTCAAGGCGGTAGAGATCCTCGCCTTCGTCCACGGAATGGAAACGACATGGTTACTCGATCCTTCGATACCGCTAGCCGACGCGTTCAAGCAGTACGCCGAGACACTGGCGCGGGATTTCGCGCCCCCGAAGAAGTCCGAGACGACATGA